Proteins encoded together in one Longimicrobium sp. window:
- a CDS encoding YezD family protein, giving the protein MSPPPPSALRVVPASGAPSAPSAEELILEAVRAIRFGSVQITIHDSQVVQIERTEKLRVPPNR; this is encoded by the coding sequence ATGAGCCCGCCGCCGCCCTCCGCGCTACGCGTGGTCCCCGCGTCCGGCGCGCCGTCCGCGCCCTCCGCCGAGGAGCTGATCCTCGAGGCGGTGCGCGCCATCCGCTTCGGCTCGGTGCAGATCACCATCCACGACTCGCAGGTCGTGCAGATCGAGCGCACCGAGAAGCTTCGCGTCCCTCCGAATCGCTGA
- a CDS encoding sulfate ABC transporter substrate-binding protein has protein sequence MRDRSFALAAILLAAATGARAQPRPVTLLNVSYDPTRELYQEYNAAFARYWRGRTGQAVTIRQSHGGSGSQARAVLDGLQADVVTLALGYDVDALANGRIIPRNWQARLPQNSAPYTSTIVFLVRRGNPKRIRDWGDLVRPGVSVVTPNPKTSGGARWNYLAAWGWALRTGNNDQNRARDFITRLYRNVPVLDAGARGATTTFVERGIGDVLIAWENEALLARKEHANEFEIVAPSLSILAEPPVTVVDRVVDRRGTRAVAQAYLEWLYSEQGQEIAAKWFYRPRSAAVAARYARQFPQVRTFTLAEVFGNWQNAQRTHFADGGVFDQVYRPR, from the coding sequence ATGCGAGACAGATCCTTCGCCCTCGCGGCGATCCTGCTGGCGGCCGCGACGGGCGCGCGGGCCCAGCCCCGGCCCGTGACGCTGCTGAACGTGAGCTACGATCCCACGCGCGAGCTCTACCAGGAGTACAACGCCGCGTTCGCGCGGTACTGGCGCGGCCGCACCGGCCAGGCTGTCACCATCCGCCAGTCGCACGGCGGCTCGGGGTCGCAGGCGCGGGCGGTGCTCGACGGGCTGCAGGCCGACGTGGTGACGCTGGCGCTGGGCTACGACGTCGACGCGCTGGCCAACGGCCGCATCATCCCCCGCAACTGGCAGGCGCGGCTGCCGCAGAACAGCGCGCCCTACACCTCCACCATCGTCTTCCTCGTGCGCCGCGGGAACCCCAAGCGCATCCGCGACTGGGGCGACCTGGTCCGTCCCGGCGTCTCGGTGGTGACGCCCAATCCCAAGACGTCGGGGGGCGCGCGGTGGAACTACCTGGCCGCGTGGGGATGGGCGCTGCGGACCGGCAACAACGACCAGAACCGCGCGCGCGACTTCATCACCCGCCTCTACCGCAACGTGCCGGTGCTGGACGCCGGCGCGCGCGGGGCCACGACGACGTTCGTGGAGCGCGGCATCGGCGACGTGCTGATCGCGTGGGAGAACGAGGCGCTGCTGGCGCGCAAGGAGCACGCGAACGAGTTCGAGATCGTGGCGCCGTCGCTCAGCATCCTGGCCGAGCCACCGGTGACGGTCGTCGATCGCGTGGTCGACCGCCGGGGGACGCGCGCGGTGGCGCAGGCGTACCTGGAGTGGCTGTACTCGGAGCAGGGGCAGGAGATCGCGGCGAAGTGGTTCTACCGCCCGCGCTCCGCCGCGGTGGCGGCCCGGTACGCGCGCCAGTTCCCGCAGGTGCGCACGTTCACCCTGGCCGAGGTGTTCGGGAACTGGCAGAACGCCCAGCGCACCCACTTCGCCGACGGCGGGGTTTTCGACCAGGTGTATCGGCCGCGGTGA
- a CDS encoding porin has product MRRNQALAKAALRVGVMVMAIAGRAAAQGTSAAPQAETVAAVTDTAPPGDTAAEHIDALEQRIRVLERQLEIDHEAAANARASAATLTAGPEGVQFRSADGAYQVSFRGYVHSDGRFFVNGTAPAASTLELRRVRPIIEGTVARNFGFRLMTDFGEGRVQVQDAYLDARFFPFLRLRTGKFKPPVGLERLQSATALTFVERALPTALVPNRDIGAQLWGDIAGGALSWAAGVFNGVVDGGSGDLDADGRKEVAGRLFAQPFRNRPSGFLRGLGFGIAASHGSEKGTATAPGLASYRSPGQRVFFTLRSNGQAAGTVIADGAHERISPQGYFYRGPLGILAEHVTSSSEVRRDTVSARLTSRAWQVAGGYVLTGEDASFAGVRPRNAFDPSKRAFGAVELTARLSALEADRDAFPVFADPDRSARAAREWAVGVNWYLNRNVKITADYGRTRFDGGAAGRDRAPEEAILTRFQLAF; this is encoded by the coding sequence ATGCGCAGGAACCAGGCGCTGGCGAAGGCCGCGCTCCGGGTGGGGGTGATGGTGATGGCGATCGCGGGACGCGCGGCGGCGCAGGGCACGTCCGCCGCGCCGCAGGCGGAGACGGTGGCCGCGGTGACGGACACCGCCCCGCCGGGCGACACGGCCGCCGAGCACATCGACGCGCTGGAGCAGCGCATCCGCGTGCTCGAGCGGCAGCTGGAGATCGACCACGAGGCGGCGGCGAACGCCCGCGCCTCGGCGGCGACGCTGACGGCGGGGCCCGAGGGGGTGCAGTTCCGCTCGGCCGACGGCGCGTACCAGGTGAGCTTCCGCGGCTACGTGCACAGCGACGGCCGCTTCTTCGTGAACGGCACCGCGCCCGCCGCCAGCACGCTGGAACTGCGCCGCGTGCGGCCGATCATCGAGGGCACCGTGGCGCGCAACTTCGGCTTCCGGCTGATGACGGACTTCGGCGAGGGGCGCGTGCAGGTGCAGGACGCCTATCTCGACGCGCGCTTCTTCCCCTTCCTGCGCCTGCGCACGGGGAAGTTCAAGCCGCCGGTCGGGCTGGAGCGGCTGCAGTCCGCGACGGCGCTCACTTTCGTGGAGCGCGCGCTGCCGACGGCGCTCGTACCCAACCGCGACATCGGCGCGCAGCTGTGGGGCGACATCGCGGGCGGCGCGCTCAGCTGGGCGGCGGGTGTGTTCAACGGCGTGGTGGATGGCGGCAGCGGCGACCTGGACGCGGACGGGCGCAAGGAGGTGGCGGGGCGATTGTTCGCGCAGCCCTTCCGCAACCGACCGAGCGGCTTCCTGCGCGGCCTGGGCTTCGGCATCGCCGCGTCGCACGGGAGCGAGAAGGGGACGGCGACCGCGCCGGGGCTGGCCAGCTACCGGTCGCCCGGGCAGCGCGTGTTCTTCACCCTCCGCTCCAACGGCCAGGCGGCGGGGACGGTGATCGCCGACGGCGCGCACGAGCGGATCTCGCCGCAGGGCTACTTCTACCGCGGGCCGCTGGGGATCCTGGCCGAGCACGTCACGTCCTCCAGCGAGGTGCGGCGCGACACCGTTTCCGCGAGGCTGACCAGCCGGGCGTGGCAGGTGGCGGGCGGCTACGTGCTGACGGGCGAGGACGCGTCGTTCGCCGGCGTGCGGCCGCGGAACGCCTTCGATCCGTCGAAGCGCGCCTTCGGCGCGGTGGAGCTGACGGCGCGGCTGAGCGCGCTGGAGGCGGACCGCGACGCCTTCCCCGTCTTCGCGGACCCGGACCGCTCGGCGCGCGCGGCGCGGGAGTGGGCGGTGGGGGTGAACTGGTATCTCAACCGCAACGTGAAGATCACCGCCGACTACGGCCGCACGCGCTTCGACGGCGGCGCCGCGGGGCGCGACCGCGCGCCCGAGGAAGCCATCCTCACCCGCTTCCAGCTCGCCTTCTGA
- the cysA gene encoding sulfate ABC transporter ATP-binding protein — protein sequence MGIRVQNVTRRFGAFTAVDDVSFDVAAGELVALLGPSGGGKSTLLRIVAGLETADRGSVWLDGEPVDHVPPQRRRVGFVFQHYALFRHMSVEENIAYGLKVQRVARAERRARVAELVEIMGLHGLERRMPAQLSGGQRQRVALARSLAPRPRLLLLDEPFAAVDARVREELRAWLRRLHDEVGVTSIFVTHDQEEAFSLSDRVLIVHRGRLEQAGTPQEILDEPASEFVARFIGDVNVLEADARDHVGAVGALRIPLPHPNGHPRVRLVIRSYDLKFWRSDDDGVATVRRVVPLGDRVRVETTIDGAGPLFAQFPRRSSLLDGIEPGARVAVEATRVRAYPVDAADAPEPDFPADDDLDAEPDIHPAAPRRLSLRRQTA from the coding sequence TTCGACGTGGCCGCCGGCGAGCTGGTGGCGCTGCTGGGCCCGTCGGGCGGCGGCAAGAGCACGCTGCTGCGCATCGTGGCGGGGCTGGAGACGGCCGACCGCGGCTCGGTGTGGCTGGACGGCGAGCCGGTGGACCACGTGCCGCCGCAGCGCCGCCGCGTGGGGTTCGTCTTCCAGCACTACGCGCTGTTCCGCCACATGAGCGTGGAGGAGAACATCGCCTACGGGCTGAAGGTGCAGCGCGTGGCCCGCGCCGAGCGCCGCGCCCGGGTGGCCGAGCTGGTGGAGATCATGGGGCTGCACGGGCTGGAGCGGCGGATGCCCGCGCAGCTCTCCGGCGGGCAGCGGCAGCGGGTGGCGCTGGCCCGCTCGCTGGCGCCGCGGCCGCGCCTGCTGCTGCTGGACGAGCCCTTCGCCGCGGTGGACGCGCGGGTGCGCGAGGAGCTGCGCGCCTGGCTGCGGCGGCTGCACGACGAGGTGGGCGTGACCTCGATCTTCGTGACGCACGACCAGGAGGAGGCGTTCTCGCTCTCCGACCGCGTGCTGATCGTCCATCGCGGGCGGCTGGAGCAGGCGGGGACGCCGCAGGAGATCCTCGACGAGCCGGCCAGCGAGTTCGTCGCGCGCTTCATCGGCGACGTCAACGTGCTGGAGGCCGACGCGCGCGACCACGTGGGGGCCGTCGGCGCGCTCCGCATCCCCCTGCCGCACCCCAACGGCCACCCGCGCGTGCGCCTGGTCATCCGCTCGTACGACCTGAAGTTCTGGCGCTCGGACGACGACGGCGTGGCGACGGTGCGCCGCGTGGTTCCCCTCGGCGACCGGGTGCGGGTGGAGACGACCATCGACGGCGCGGGGCCGTTGTTCGCGCAGTTTCCGCGGCGCAGCTCGCTGCTGGACGGCATCGAGCCGGGGGCGCGGGTGGCGGTGGAGGCCACGCGGGTCCGCGCCTATCCCGTGGACGCCGCCGATGCGCCGGAGCCGGATTTTCCCGCGGACGACGACCTCGACGCCGAGCCCGACATCCACCCCGCCGCACCGCGCCGGCTCTCGCTCCGGAGGCAGACCGCATGA